A DNA window from Anastrepha ludens isolate Willacy chromosome 6, idAnaLude1.1, whole genome shotgun sequence contains the following coding sequences:
- the LOC128868545 gene encoding uncharacterized protein LOC128868545, whose protein sequence is MKHSKYLNQIFLVLLLQPLILIQNARSKSNLEIIYKQFNCTVNDPKGYIAKLSCKVSKNSKRSSVFAELQFKKDLSQFSMDILIKLPRRPADFVLMNLTRLNGCQMMANKNQVPFIQQVLTSINQFSNLLQGCPYKHGTLYYLRGYHLDLNSLPAFAFETDMKTWFQVSRAEDILFSGYAYSRIQLRRKRRGLVTI, encoded by the exons ATGaaacattcaaaatatttaaatcaaatatttctaGTTTTGTTATTGCAACCTCTTATACTTATACAAAATGCACGCTCCAAG AGCAACTTAGAAATCATCTATAAACAATTCAATTGTACAGTTAACGATCCCAAAGGTTACATTGCCAAATTGTCCTGTAAAGTGAGCAAGAATTCGAAACGTAGCAGCGTGTTTGCAGAACTACAATTCAAAAAGGATTTAAGTCAGTTCAGTATGGATATACTAATCAAATTGCCACGACGTCCCGCAGATTTCGTACTCATGAACTTGACGCGTTTGAATGGCTGTCAAATGatggcaaataaaaaccaagTGCCATTTATACAGCAGGTTTTGACTTCAATTAATCAATTTAGTAATTTGTTGCAAGGTTGTCCTTACAAGCACGGCACACTGTACTACCTGCGCGGTTATCATTTGGATTTGAATTCATTGCCAGCATTCGCATTTGAAACGGATATGAAAACGTGGTTTCAAGTCTCACGTGCAGAAGATATACTCTTCTCTGGGTACGCATATAGTCGCATACAATTGCGGCGAAAGAGAAGAGGACTCGTAACGATTTAG